A single region of the Ptychodera flava strain L36383 chromosome 9, AS_Pfla_20210202, whole genome shotgun sequence genome encodes:
- the LOC139139929 gene encoding uncharacterized protein codes for MSSAIPGAQLRGRKPEELSLVELKRWLRCRKGASLRGNKRELVERVYLYIGHGWDEQYLFDPDGVNKTGVCNVPVSMNTVESLLTYPPAGGWTRNLTSLPDLTDSTVFDYFISKCDNCLSTARKHRDSGWNFYKSNHVKDILLHDSEHQSLLLIKSMVVKSYSKADNPVPQSKLYSTLILLNLNSGKILGGKCVCKAGLGGYCKHVAATVFAVMDFQRCGLSEIPETTTSTRNYKHTTILVYMETQL; via the exons ATGTCGTCAGCGATTCCTGGGGCACAGTTGCGAGGTCGTAAACCGGAAGAGTTGTCTTTAGTAGAGCTGAAGAGATGGCTGAGATGCAGAAAAGGTGCCAGTCTACGAGGGAACAAGCGAGAACTCGTTGAAAG AGTGTACCTGTATATTGGTCATGGATGGGATGAGCAGTACCTGTTTGACCCTGATGGAGTCAACAAAACTGGAGTTTGTAATGTTCCAGTTTCCATGAACACTGTGGAGTCATTGCTCACATACCCTCCTGCAGGTGGATGGACGAGAAATTTGACTAGTCTTCCTGATCTTACAGATAGCACTGTCTTTGactatttcatttcaaagtgtGACAACTGCCTGAGTACAGCAAGAAAACACAGAGACAGTGGTTGGAATTTCTATAAAAGTAACcatgtaaaggatattttactTCATGACAGTGAACACCAGTCATTATTACTTATAAAATCAATggttgtaaagtcatattccaaAGCTGACAATCCAGTACCCCAAAGTAAACTGTATTCCACCCTCattcttttaaatttgaattctggTAAAATCCTTGGTGGGAAATGTGTTTGTAAAGCAGGGTTGGGTGGGTATTGCAAACATGTAGCAGCCACTGTGTTTGCTGTAATGGATTTCCAGAGATGTGGATTAAGTGAAATACCAGAAACTACAACCAGCACCAGAAACTACAAACACACCACCATCCTAGTGTATATGGAAACACAGCTGtaa